A part of Marinobacter psychrophilus genomic DNA contains:
- the acpP gene encoding acyl carrier protein, whose protein sequence is MSTVEERVKKIVCEQLGVKESEVQNSSSFVEDLGADSLDTVELVMALEEEFETEIPDEEAEKLASVQNAIDYIVSHT, encoded by the coding sequence ATGAGTACAGTTGAAGAGCGCGTTAAGAAGATTGTTTGTGAGCAGTTGGGCGTTAAAGAGTCCGAAGTTCAAAACTCATCTTCTTTTGTTGAAGATCTGGGCGCTGACTCACTGGACACCGTTGAGCTGGTTATGGCGTTGGAAGAGGAATTCGAAACTGAAATTCCTGACGAAGAAGCCGAAAAGCTGGCCAGCGTTCAGAATGCCATCGACTACATCGTATCGCACACCTG